The following proteins come from a genomic window of Rutidosis leptorrhynchoides isolate AG116_Rl617_1_P2 chromosome 10, CSIRO_AGI_Rlap_v1, whole genome shotgun sequence:
- the LOC139873324 gene encoding LOW QUALITY PROTEIN: uncharacterized protein (The sequence of the model RefSeq protein was modified relative to this genomic sequence to represent the inferred CDS: deleted 1 base in 1 codon), with the protein METNTVAQMVLADEESFSTSANRIQPFSTTTPTRIRPREVDNDKKDKYSLTLGDRLGVNDLYSLDVWRASVGELLGTAVLVFMIDSIVISSIDSKIENPNLLFSILMGITLTILIIAVFPISGGHLNPVISFSASLVGLISLSRAFIYIFAQCVGALLGALLLQAVVSKDITKTFSLGGCTLTVIAPGPNGPVVSGIETSQAFYLEIICTFILLFASLWLAFDHRQAKALGHIVVISIVGTIAGLLVFVSTSLTGMKGYSGAGMNPARCLGPAIVRGGHLWNGHWVFWVGPTMACIVFYIYTKIIPSNLFHVNGFKHDFLDVLRAMVENNA; encoded by the exons ATGGAAACAAATACTGTTGCACAAATGGTACTTGCTGATGAAGAAAGCTTTTCTACTAGTGCAAATAGGATCCAACCCTTTTCAACCACCACCCCCACCAG AATAAGGCCAAGGGAAGTTGATAATGACAAGAAAGATAAGTACTCTCTTACTTTGGGAGATAGGTTGGGTGTGAATGATCTTTATTCCTTGGAT GTGTGGCGGGCTTCCGTGGGAGAGTTACTTGGGACAGCAGTTCTAGTGTTCATGATCGATAGTATAGTCATTTCGTCAATCGattcaaaaatcgaaaatcccaaCCTTTTATTTTCGATCCTTATGGGCATCACACTCACCATCCTTATCATAGCAGTGTTCCCAATCTCG GGGGGGCATTTGAACCCAGTCATATCATTTTCAGCATCTCTTGTTGGACTAATTTCGCTTTCTCGAGCCTTCATCTACATATTTGCGCAATGTGTTGGTGCTTTACTCGGCGCACTATTACTACAAGCCGTTGTGAGCAAAGATATAACAAAAACTTTTTCACTAGGAGGATGCACCCTAACAGTTATTGCACCAGGCCCAAACGGGCCTGTTGTAAGTGGGATCGAAACAAGCCAAGCTTTTTATCTAGAGATAATATGTACATTTATTCTTCTTTTTGCTTCTCTTTGGTTAGCATTTGACCATAGGCAAGCAAAGGCTTTAGGCCATATCGTTGTGATCTCGATTGTTGGAACCATTGCGGGGCTTCTTGTGTTTGTTTCGACTAGTTTAACAGGAATGAAAGGTTATTCTGGTGCAGGAATGAACCCAGCAAGATGTTTGGGACCAGCTATTGTTAGAGGTGGACATTTATGGAATGGGCATTGGGTGTTTTGGGTTGGGCCCACTATGGCTTGCATCGTTTTTTACATATATACAAAGATCATTCCAAGCAATCTTTTTCATGTTAATGGTTTCAAACATGATTTCTTGGATGTTTTGAGAGCCATGGTTGAAAATAATGCCTAG